The Microlunatus soli genome contains the following window.
AACGACCGGGGCACAGCGGTCGCCGCCACCGAACTGGCCGTGATGGCCGGCGCCGACCGGGTCGAGGGCTGTCTGTTCGGCCACGGCGAACGGACCGGCAACGTGGACCTGGTCACGCTCGGGATGAACCTGTTCAGTCAGGGCATCGACCCCAAGATCGACTTCTCCGACATCGACGAGATCCGCCGGACGGTCGAATACTGCACCAACCTGCCGGTCGGGCCGCGTCACCCGTACGCCGGCGAGCTGGTCTACACCGCCTTCTCCGGATCCCACCAGGACGCGATCAAGAAGGGTCTGGAAGACCTGGAGAAGCGGGCTGCGGAGGCCGGGAGCGACCTGCACGAGGTGCCGTGGGAGGCGCCGTATCTGCCGATCGACCCGTTCGACGTCGGCCGCAACTACGAGGCCGTGATCCGGGTGAACTCCCAGTCCGGCAAGGGTGGCGTCGCCTACATCATGAAGAGCGAGCATCAGCTCGACCTGCCGCGTCGGCTGCAGATCGAATTCTCCCGGGTCGTTCAGTCCCAGACCGACGAGGAGGGCGGCGAGCTCAATCCGGCCCAGATCGGCGAGGCGTTCACCAAGACCTACCTCGATCGGCAGCAGCCGCTGGAGTTGATCACCGTCACCAACCGTTCTGACGTCGACGGTCGGACCCAGCTCGAGGCCGTCGTTCGTGATCATGGACAGGAGTCGACGATCGCCGGGGACGGCAACGGGCCGGTTTCAGCCTTCGTCGATGCGATCGGAACCCTCGGCTATCGTGTCCGGGTGCTCGACTACCACGAACACGCTCTCAGCCAGGGCGGCGATGCACTGGCTGCGGCGTATGTCGAGTGTGAGGTCGGCGACGGTGACGACGCCCAGGTGGTCTGGGGTGTCGGCCGCGACGCCAACATCGTGTCCGCATCGCTCAAGGCCGTCGCAGGAGCTGTGAACCGAGCGTGACAGATCAAGATCATCGGGACCCGGTCCGGGTCGCCCTCGCCGGCGGCACCGGATTCGGGTTGGTGCACCGCCGCAATCTCGCCCGACTCGGCGCCGCCGGACGTGCCGAGTTGGTTGCGGTGGCCGATCCGGCCGGCCGTCCCGATGATCTTGAGCGCAGCATCGCCTGGCATCCGTCGCTGGACGACCTGTTGGCCGCCGAGGACTGTTCGGTGGTGATCGTCGCGACTCCGATCCACACCCACGCGCCACTGACCGAGCAGGCGCTGCGGGCCGGCAAGCACGTTTACCTGGAGAAGCCGCCGGTCGCGTCGATGGCCGAGTTCGAACGTGTCGAGGCACTGCTCACCGAGACCGGACTCAGCTGCCAGGTCGGGTTCCAGGCGTTGGGATCGCACGCCTTCGCCCGGATCGCCGAACTGATCGGCGACGGGGCGATCGGCGAGCCACGGTTGATCACCGGCTACGGGGTCTGGTCGCGGACGGCCGCCTACTTCGCCCGGTCGGCATGGAGCGGAAAGCGTCGGCTGGGGGATGCCGTCGTGTCCGACGGGGTGGCCACCAATGCGCTGGCCCACTCGGTCGCCCAGGCGCTGCGGCTGGCCGGGATCGTCGACGCCGACCGGATCGTCACGGTCAGCACCGAGCTCTACAAGGCCAACCGGGACAACGAGTCCGACGACACCACCTGGATCGGCGTGCGGGCCGACGGTG
Protein-coding sequences here:
- the leuA gene encoding 2-isopropylmalate synthase is translated as MTESSPRRTGRKIHTQQTSPMPFQRYRPFTPVDLPDRTWPNNTITEAPRWLSTDLRDGNQALIDPMTPARKMKMFELLVRMGYKEIEVGFPSASETDFSFVRQLIEQDKVPEDVTISVLTQAREDLIERTTESLIGVHHANIHLYNALAPLFRRVVFRASTDEIKDIAVRGTEMVMKYSEANLSKTDIGYEYSPEIFTNTELPFSLEVCEAVSDVWQPDDGREIILNLPATVESATPNVYADQIEWFTRQLTRREATTVSLHPHNDRGTAVAATELAVMAGADRVEGCLFGHGERTGNVDLVTLGMNLFSQGIDPKIDFSDIDEIRRTVEYCTNLPVGPRHPYAGELVYTAFSGSHQDAIKKGLEDLEKRAAEAGSDLHEVPWEAPYLPIDPFDVGRNYEAVIRVNSQSGKGGVAYIMKSEHQLDLPRRLQIEFSRVVQSQTDEEGGELNPAQIGEAFTKTYLDRQQPLELITVTNRSDVDGRTQLEAVVRDHGQESTIAGDGNGPVSAFVDAIGTLGYRVRVLDYHEHALSQGGDALAAAYVECEVGDGDDAQVVWGVGRDANIVSASLKAVAGAVNRA
- a CDS encoding Gfo/Idh/MocA family protein → MTDQDHRDPVRVALAGGTGFGLVHRRNLARLGAAGRAELVAVADPAGRPDDLERSIAWHPSLDDLLAAEDCSVVIVATPIHTHAPLTEQALRAGKHVYLEKPPVASMAEFERVEALLTETGLSCQVGFQALGSHAFARIAELIGDGAIGEPRLITGYGVWSRTAAYFARSAWSGKRRLGDAVVSDGVATNALAHSVAQALRLAGIVDADRIVTVSTELYKANRDNESDDTTWIGVRADGALPLSAALTLCGPGDDQPPTVSVVGDSGRIDLQYTTDLLTVDRGAGEVETEQLGRIDLTENLLDHLADGTALISPFTGHQPYMTVLEAIQSHDPVPLSEGVTIEGSGPQAHPVIKDIEQWARQAAETGRGFAGSAAPWATSRAFRTVSLGEA